The Georgenia sp. TF02-10 genome window below encodes:
- a CDS encoding ArdC-like ssDNA-binding domain-containing protein: protein MATTRENSQAAREAKLDELHEKLTGAVERLVSGEDWARALAFAARFRARSFSNTLLIWAQHQAAYEAGRVPEPMPSYVAGYRQWQTLGRQVEKGQAGYQILAPVTGRFASSNPADAESWRRLGKGEKPRPGEVVRSKMITAKPAYVWDASQTSGGPIPEPPAPTLLEGEAPTGLWDGLADHVRAQGFAVLRVPHEGLIHGANGVTDYTAKTVTVRENMDPAAQVKTLAHELGHVLLHGPDNDDARQHRGIGEVEAESVALMIGAAHGMDTSGYTIPYVSTWAARVDGKEPGEIVKATGERVRKTALAILERLDTAQVTDGAPPGLDRDAPQRAETSRPQPTHETPASRRVTPLPEPETRTVTASSTTQARAL, encoded by the coding sequence ATGGCCACGACACGGGAAAACTCTCAGGCGGCGCGGGAGGCGAAGCTCGACGAGCTGCACGAGAAGCTGACCGGCGCCGTCGAGCGGCTGGTCTCTGGGGAGGACTGGGCGCGAGCGCTCGCGTTCGCGGCACGGTTCAGGGCCAGATCGTTCTCGAACACGCTGCTGATCTGGGCTCAGCACCAAGCCGCCTACGAGGCGGGCCGGGTACCGGAGCCGATGCCCTCCTATGTGGCCGGGTACCGGCAGTGGCAGACCCTGGGCAGGCAGGTCGAGAAGGGACAAGCTGGCTACCAGATTCTCGCCCCGGTCACCGGCCGGTTCGCCTCCTCGAACCCAGCAGATGCGGAGTCGTGGCGGCGCCTCGGCAAGGGAGAGAAGCCCCGGCCAGGCGAAGTGGTCAGGTCGAAGATGATCACCGCCAAGCCTGCCTACGTGTGGGACGCCTCCCAGACCTCCGGGGGGCCAATCCCGGAGCCGCCGGCGCCGACGCTGCTGGAAGGCGAAGCCCCCACCGGTCTGTGGGACGGGCTGGCCGACCACGTGCGCGCGCAGGGGTTTGCGGTGCTGCGGGTGCCGCACGAGGGCCTGATCCACGGCGCCAACGGCGTCACCGATTACACCGCGAAGACGGTGACGGTCAGGGAGAACATGGACCCCGCCGCGCAGGTGAAGACCCTCGCCCACGAACTGGGTCACGTCCTGCTGCACGGCCCCGACAACGACGATGCGCGTCAGCATCGGGGCATCGGAGAGGTCGAGGCGGAATCGGTCGCGCTGATGATCGGCGCCGCCCACGGCATGGACACCTCCGGCTACACGATCCCCTACGTCTCCACGTGGGCCGCGCGGGTGGACGGCAAAGAGCCCGGCGAGATCGTCAAAGCCACCGGGGAGCGGGTCCGCAAGACGGCCCTTGCGATCCTGGAACGGCTCGACACCGCACAGGTGACCGACGGCGCCCCGCCCGGCCTGGACCGCGACGCACCACAGCGCGCGGAGACCTCCCGCCCGCAACCGACCCACGAGACCCCGGCGTCGCGCCGAGTTACGCCGCTGCCCGAGCCCGAAACTCGAACGGTCACCGCATCCTCCACGACCCAGGCGAGGGCATTGTGA
- a CDS encoding metal-sensitive transcriptional regulator, which translates to METITTPTAEASHGYINDKDRYLARLKRIEGQARGIHRMIDEDTYCIDILTQISALTSALENVALGLLDDHLKHCVVDAAKAGGPQAEEKIKEASDAIARLVKS; encoded by the coding sequence ATGGAAACCATCACCACGCCAACGGCCGAAGCCAGCCACGGCTACATCAATGACAAGGACCGCTACCTGGCTCGTCTCAAGCGCATCGAGGGCCAGGCACGCGGCATCCACCGAATGATCGATGAGGACACCTACTGCATCGACATTCTCACCCAGATCAGCGCCCTGACTTCCGCCCTGGAGAACGTCGCCCTCGGCTTGCTCGACGACCATCTCAAGCACTGCGTCGTGGACGCCGCCAAGGCTGGCGGGCCACAGGCCGAGGAGAAGATCAAGGAAGCCTCCGACGCCATCGCTCGACTGGTCAAGTCGTAA
- a CDS encoding heavy metal translocating P-type ATPase, translated as MLVLAIPVVGFNEMFADLLGYQLPDAGWVWWVSPVLGTVMYLWGGRPFLTGAVAEIRARQPGMMLLIGLAITVAFIASWGASLGLLDHQLNFWWELALLVVIMLLGHWIEMRSLAQTTSALDSLAALLPDEAEKVDGDDVVKVAPADLAVGDIVIVRPGASVPADGRITDGSASMDESMVTGESKSVRRETGEQVVAGTVATDSGLRVEVTAIGEDTALAGIQKLVADAQASSSRAQRIADTAAAWLFWFALGAAAITAVIWSVLGMPDAAVVRTITVLVIACPHALGLAIPLVVSIATERAARGGVLVKDRLALESMRTVDTVLFDKTGTLTKGEPTVTGIEPIEGHTEDEVLALAAAAETDSEHPLARAVVGAARARELDVSKATDFSSSPAVGVKATVGGTVVEVGGPYLLDEHGLDELPVADQWRTEGAIILHILSDGQVIGALRLADEIRSESRDAVDALHAAGAQVVMITGDAQAVADTVANELGIDRVFAGVRPEDKAAKVAELQHEGRKVAMVGDGVNDAPALAQADVGIAIGAGTDVAIGSAGVILASSDPRSVLSVIDLSRASYRKMKQNLWWAAGYNLISVPMAAGVLAPIGFVLPMSVGAILMSASTVVVALNAQLLRRLDLTPEASTAKTLDRAATR; from the coding sequence ATGCTCGTCCTGGCCATCCCGGTGGTGGGGTTCAACGAGATGTTCGCCGACCTCCTGGGCTACCAGCTCCCCGACGCCGGATGGGTGTGGTGGGTCTCCCCGGTCCTGGGCACCGTGATGTATCTCTGGGGCGGCCGGCCGTTCCTGACCGGCGCGGTCGCTGAGATCCGGGCCCGTCAGCCCGGCATGATGCTGCTCATCGGCCTGGCGATCACCGTGGCGTTCATCGCCTCCTGGGGCGCCAGCCTGGGCTTGCTGGATCATCAGCTGAACTTCTGGTGGGAACTGGCGCTGCTGGTGGTCATCATGCTGCTGGGCCACTGGATCGAGATGCGCTCCCTGGCACAGACCACCTCCGCGCTCGATTCCTTGGCGGCCCTGCTACCCGACGAGGCCGAAAAGGTCGACGGCGACGACGTGGTCAAAGTCGCTCCGGCCGACCTCGCGGTCGGTGACATCGTCATCGTGCGCCCCGGCGCCTCTGTGCCCGCCGACGGCAGGATCACCGACGGCTCGGCCAGCATGGACGAATCCATGGTCACCGGCGAATCCAAGTCCGTCCGACGCGAGACCGGTGAGCAGGTGGTCGCCGGCACGGTGGCCACTGATTCAGGCTTGCGGGTCGAGGTCACCGCCATCGGCGAGGACACCGCCCTGGCAGGTATCCAGAAACTGGTGGCCGACGCGCAAGCATCGTCCTCGCGCGCCCAGCGCATCGCCGACACGGCGGCGGCCTGGTTGTTCTGGTTCGCACTCGGCGCAGCCGCGATCACCGCCGTGATCTGGAGTGTTCTGGGGATGCCGGATGCGGCGGTGGTGCGCACGATCACCGTGCTGGTGATCGCCTGCCCGCACGCGCTGGGACTGGCGATCCCGCTGGTGGTCTCGATCGCCACCGAACGCGCCGCCCGCGGCGGAGTGCTGGTCAAGGACCGCCTCGCGCTGGAGTCGATGCGAACAGTGGACACCGTCCTGTTCGACAAGACCGGCACCTTGACCAAGGGCGAGCCCACCGTCACCGGGATCGAACCGATCGAGGGACACACCGAAGACGAGGTGCTGGCTCTGGCCGCAGCGGCCGAGACCGACAGCGAGCACCCGCTCGCCAGGGCCGTGGTCGGGGCGGCGCGCGCCCGTGAGCTGGACGTGTCCAAGGCGACCGACTTCTCCTCCTCGCCGGCAGTTGGAGTGAAGGCGACAGTGGGCGGCACGGTGGTCGAGGTCGGCGGCCCCTACCTCCTCGACGAGCATGGCCTCGACGAACTCCCCGTCGCCGATCAGTGGCGCACCGAGGGTGCGATCATCCTCCACATCCTCTCCGACGGTCAGGTGATCGGTGCCCTGCGGTTGGCCGATGAGATCCGGTCGGAGTCCCGTGACGCCGTCGACGCGCTCCACGCCGCCGGCGCGCAGGTCGTCATGATCACCGGCGACGCCCAGGCGGTGGCCGACACCGTCGCGAACGAACTCGGCATCGACCGAGTCTTCGCCGGGGTCCGGCCCGAGGACAAGGCCGCCAAGGTCGCCGAACTCCAGCACGAGGGCCGCAAGGTGGCCATGGTCGGCGATGGAGTCAACGACGCTCCGGCCCTGGCCCAGGCCGATGTCGGCATCGCCATCGGCGCCGGCACCGACGTGGCCATCGGCTCCGCCGGAGTCATCCTGGCCAGCTCGGACCCGCGTTCGGTGCTCTCGGTCATCGACCTCTCTCGGGCCTCGTACCGGAAGATGAAGCAGAACCTCTGGTGGGCTGCCGGCTACAACCTCATCTCCGTCCCGATGGCAGCCGGCGTCCTCGCACCGATCGGATTCGTTCTGCCGATGAGCGTTGGCGCGATCCTGATGTCCGCCTCGACCGTGGTGGTCGCGCTCAACGCCCAGTTGCTGCGCCGGCTCGACCTGACGCCTGAGGCCAGCACGGCCAAGACCCTTGACCGCGCGGCAACCAGATAA
- a CDS encoding cation-translocating P-type ATPase produces MTTEKTSTGVAGIELQIGGMTCASCANRIEKKLNKLDGVTASVNYATEKASVTGPDDLDPQTLIAEVEKTGYTAALPARTKGTGDSSEDEGDSAEDRELRSLRQRLIGAAVLAVPVIAMAMIPALQFDYWGFASLVLAAPVVVWAGWPFHKAAWTNLKHGAATMDTLISVGTTAALIWSIVALFFGTAGQPGVTHSFELTISRSDGLGNIYLEVAAGVITFILMGRYFEKRSKRRAGAALRALLELGAKEVSVLRDGTEQRVSIDELAVGDEFVVRPGEKIATDGTITSGNSAIDASMLTGESVPVEVSEGDPVTGATVNAGGRLVVKATRVGSDTQLAQMAKMVEDAQSGKAEIQRLADRVSGVFVPIAIAIAVATLGAWIGAGFPLSAGFTAAVAVLIIACPCALGLATPTALLVGTGRGAQMGVLIKGPETLESTRKVDTIVLDKTGTVTTGKMTLTDVIAADGIDRDKLLRLAGGLEDYSEHPIAQAIATGATTEVGDLPAPESFENIEGKGVQGVIDGHAVLAGRESLLADWSIHLGDDLRVAKQAAEAEGKTAIAIAWDGTARGVLVVSDQIKPTSAQAIAQFKELGLTPVLLTGDNQAVAEQVAAEVGIDQVIAEVMPKDKVDVVSKLQDEGKVVAMVGDGVNDAPALAQADLGLAMGTGTDVAIEAADITLVRGDLRAAADAIRLARRTLRTIKANLFWAFAYNTAAIPLAAFGLLNPMLAGAAMALSSVFVVSNSLRLRTFKARADDVSDPAPAGPAPAREPVAA; encoded by the coding sequence ATGACCACTGAGAAAACCAGCACCGGGGTCGCCGGCATCGAATTGCAGATCGGTGGCATGACATGCGCCTCCTGCGCGAACCGGATCGAGAAGAAGCTCAACAAGCTCGACGGTGTCACCGCGAGCGTGAACTACGCCACCGAGAAGGCCAGCGTCACCGGCCCCGACGACCTGGACCCGCAGACCTTGATCGCAGAGGTCGAGAAAACCGGCTACACCGCCGCGCTTCCGGCACGTACCAAGGGCACCGGTGACAGTTCAGAGGATGAGGGCGACTCGGCCGAGGACAGAGAGCTGCGTTCTCTGCGCCAGCGCCTCATCGGCGCCGCGGTCCTGGCGGTGCCAGTGATCGCGATGGCGATGATCCCAGCCTTGCAGTTCGACTACTGGGGCTTTGCCTCCCTCGTCCTGGCCGCCCCCGTGGTGGTCTGGGCGGGCTGGCCGTTCCACAAGGCCGCATGGACGAACCTCAAGCACGGTGCGGCCACGATGGACACGCTCATCTCGGTGGGCACGACCGCGGCGCTGATCTGGTCGATCGTGGCCCTGTTCTTCGGCACCGCCGGCCAGCCCGGCGTCACCCACTCCTTCGAGCTGACCATCTCCCGCTCCGACGGGCTCGGGAACATCTACCTCGAAGTCGCCGCCGGGGTGATCACGTTCATCCTGATGGGCCGCTACTTCGAAAAGCGATCCAAGCGTCGCGCCGGGGCCGCTCTGCGCGCCCTGCTGGAACTGGGGGCAAAGGAAGTCTCGGTCCTGCGCGACGGCACCGAACAGCGCGTCTCCATCGACGAGCTGGCCGTCGGCGACGAGTTCGTCGTGCGACCTGGTGAGAAGATCGCCACCGACGGGACCATCACCTCTGGCAACTCTGCGATCGACGCCTCCATGCTCACCGGCGAATCCGTGCCGGTCGAAGTCTCAGAAGGCGACCCCGTCACAGGTGCGACCGTCAACGCAGGCGGCCGACTCGTGGTGAAGGCGACCCGAGTGGGCTCGGATACCCAGCTGGCGCAGATGGCGAAGATGGTCGAGGACGCCCAGTCCGGCAAGGCTGAGATCCAGCGACTGGCCGACCGTGTCTCCGGGGTGTTCGTACCGATCGCGATCGCCATCGCCGTCGCGACCCTCGGAGCTTGGATCGGCGCAGGATTCCCACTGTCGGCCGGCTTCACCGCCGCCGTCGCCGTGCTGATCATCGCCTGCCCCTGCGCTCTCGGCCTGGCCACGCCGACCGCACTGCTGGTCGGCACCGGGCGCGGCGCGCAGATGGGCGTGCTCATCAAGGGCCCCGAAACCCTCGAATCCACCCGCAAGGTCGACACGATCGTCCTCGACAAGACCGGCACCGTCACCACCGGGAAGATGACCCTGACCGACGTGATCGCCGCGGACGGGATTGACCGTGACAAGCTGCTCAGGCTGGCCGGCGGCCTGGAGGACTACTCCGAGCACCCCATCGCCCAGGCCATCGCCACCGGAGCGACCACCGAAGTCGGTGACCTACCGGCACCGGAGTCCTTCGAGAACATCGAGGGCAAGGGTGTCCAAGGCGTTATCGACGGCCACGCAGTGCTGGCCGGCCGGGAGTCGCTGCTGGCGGACTGGTCGATCCACCTGGGCGACGACCTCCGGGTCGCGAAGCAGGCCGCGGAGGCCGAAGGCAAGACCGCGATCGCCATCGCCTGGGACGGTACCGCACGCGGTGTGCTGGTCGTCTCCGACCAGATCAAGCCCACCAGCGCCCAAGCGATCGCACAGTTCAAGGAGCTCGGGCTGACCCCGGTGCTGCTGACCGGCGATAACCAGGCCGTGGCTGAGCAGGTCGCCGCAGAGGTGGGCATCGATCAGGTCATTGCCGAAGTCATGCCCAAGGACAAGGTCGATGTCGTCTCAAAGCTCCAGGACGAGGGCAAGGTCGTGGCCATGGTCGGCGACGGCGTCAACGACGCCCCCGCCCTCGCCCAGGCCGACCTCGGTCTGGCGATGGGCACCGGCACCGATGTGGCGATCGAGGCCGCCGACATCACCCTGGTCCGTGGCGACCTGCGCGCCGCCGCGGATGCGATCCGGCTGGCCCGGCGCACGCTACGGACGATCAAGGCGAACCTGTTCTGGGCCTTCGCCTACAACACCGCCGCGATCCCACTGGCCGCCTTCGGGCTGCTCAACCCGATGCTCGCGGGGGCAGCGATGGCCCTCTCTTCGGTGTTCGTCGTGTCGAACAGCCTGAGGCTGCGGACCTTCAAGGCCCGCGCCGACGATGTCAGCGACCCGGCCCCTGCTGGCCCGGCGCCGGCCCGCGAGCCGGTGGCCGCCTGA
- a CDS encoding heavy-metal-associated domain-containing protein yields the protein MDTAGHEGGHTGETAPLGLGIAQDGHQLTAVTAPTDTSTEGSLSLTITGPNGSPVTDFELEHEKELHLIAVRADGQHFRHVHPEMNDDGTWTIPWQWEAAGTYRIFADFVPADASQGLTLSTSVQVGGAYEPAPATEPVTTTVVDGFDVSVQGDLTAGEATQLTMTITRAGEPVTELEPYLGAFGHLVALRDGDLAYLHVHPHGDEPQAGQTSGPEIVFEATAPTEGRYLLYLDFQVDGKVHTAPLVIDTTTGKDESDGGHSDGGAPGQEPGTGGEQQEGEGHDH from the coding sequence ATGGACACCGCCGGGCACGAGGGCGGCCACACAGGCGAAACGGCCCCCCTCGGCCTGGGCATCGCGCAGGACGGTCACCAGCTGACCGCCGTGACCGCCCCCACCGACACCAGTACCGAAGGAAGCCTGTCCCTGACCATCACCGGCCCGAATGGGAGCCCGGTGACCGACTTCGAGCTGGAGCACGAAAAGGAACTGCACCTGATCGCCGTTCGCGCCGACGGCCAACACTTTCGCCATGTCCATCCCGAGATGAACGACGACGGCACCTGGACGATCCCCTGGCAGTGGGAGGCGGCCGGGACCTACCGGATCTTCGCAGACTTCGTTCCCGCGGACGCCAGTCAAGGTCTGACCTTGTCGACCTCGGTGCAGGTGGGCGGTGCCTACGAGCCCGCACCGGCCACCGAACCGGTCACCACGACCGTCGTCGACGGCTTCGACGTCAGCGTGCAGGGCGATCTCACGGCAGGCGAGGCCACGCAGCTGACCATGACCATCACCCGTGCCGGCGAACCAGTCACCGAGCTGGAACCCTACCTGGGCGCCTTCGGACACCTCGTCGCGCTGCGGGACGGGGACCTCGCCTATCTGCACGTCCACCCCCACGGGGACGAGCCGCAGGCCGGCCAGACGTCTGGTCCGGAGATCGTGTTCGAGGCCACCGCACCCACCGAGGGCCGCTACCTGCTCTACCTGGACTTCCAAGTTGACGGCAAGGTCCACACCGCCCCGCTGGTGATTGATACGACCACCGGCAAGGACGAGAGCGACGGCGGGCACTCCGACGGTGGGGCTCCCGGTCAGGAGCCGGGCACGGGTGGCGAGCAGCAGGAAGGAGAAGGCCATGACCACTGA
- a CDS encoding TetR/AcrR family transcriptional regulator: MRCLLPSSIANRAANQRADAQRNRAKILAATVTAIRKNPDASVADIAAEAGVGRMTLYGHFQTRAELIEAALVESLERAEDVLSEVPLDGDARAAFQRLVSSSWMFVDQSRALLATAQKELSAARIRELHEKAEARMRDLLLRGQREGAFRIDLPVTWLLTTTHVVLNGAAEEVRTGRLDPDDAPWFIDAILLPAFTQAATETEDA, encoded by the coding sequence GTGCGGTGTCTTCTGCCCAGCTCGATAGCGAACCGCGCGGCCAACCAGCGGGCCGACGCCCAGCGCAACCGGGCGAAGATCCTGGCCGCGACCGTGACTGCGATCCGCAAGAACCCCGACGCCTCGGTCGCCGACATCGCCGCCGAGGCCGGAGTGGGGAGGATGACCCTGTACGGGCACTTCCAGACCCGCGCCGAACTGATCGAGGCCGCGCTCGTGGAAAGCCTCGAACGCGCCGAGGACGTGCTCAGTGAGGTGCCACTGGACGGCGATGCGCGTGCGGCGTTCCAGCGGCTGGTTTCCTCCAGCTGGATGTTTGTCGACCAGTCCCGCGCCTTGCTGGCCACGGCCCAGAAGGAGCTGTCCGCGGCACGGATTCGCGAGCTGCACGAGAAGGCCGAGGCTCGCATGCGCGACCTGCTGCTACGCGGCCAGCGCGAGGGCGCCTTCCGCATAGACCTCCCCGTGACCTGGCTGCTCACCACCACCCACGTCGTGCTCAACGGCGCCGCTGAGGAGGTGCGCACTGGGCGCCTCGACCCCGACGACGCACCCTGGTTCATCGACGCAATCCTGCTACCAGCCTTCACCCAGGCCGCAACCGAGACAGAGGACGCCTGA
- a CDS encoding FAD-dependent oxidoreductase — protein MTSTVGIIGAGAAGTAATKALHASGVDVEVELFTRTGEQPSNRTLVNKGVAIGLLEPHQAALPDVGVVPTADTVRAIDPRTREVRLDSGERRAFDALVIASGSRPRILDEEIIGRDEAVRSGRMTTLHSMADGVRVRDRLAHASPARVLILGGGLVASETASLLTDAGHDTALIARSLVPGASAIGEPAARWLLDLHQPQHAAYLGRSPRMIRTHSDRVAVVLDDGTRVEGDLAIVAHGTAPTAPAPWTGPEGIPVDSHLRSLHAPDQRIYATGGVAVHHYPGHSAYRIDHWDDSTAQGVHAAQALLHDLGMAADPGTYLPVSTFSVRIHGHTLIGAGHPALGTSTRIVSTDPLLVVHQLGGVPVALTGIDATRLVHEYLPELHAQVAARR, from the coding sequence ATGACCTCGACAGTCGGAATCATCGGCGCCGGAGCAGCCGGAACCGCCGCCACGAAAGCCCTGCACGCTTCGGGCGTCGACGTCGAAGTCGAGCTGTTCACACGAACCGGCGAACAGCCTTCCAACCGGACCCTAGTCAACAAGGGCGTGGCCATCGGCCTGCTCGAACCCCACCAAGCAGCGCTTCCCGATGTTGGGGTAGTGCCTACCGCGGACACCGTACGCGCCATCGACCCGCGAACCCGAGAGGTTCGTCTCGACTCCGGCGAGCGACGAGCCTTCGACGCGCTCGTCATCGCCAGCGGAAGTCGGCCTCGCATCCTTGATGAGGAGATCATCGGCCGCGACGAGGCCGTGCGTTCTGGTCGCATGACCACTCTGCATTCGATGGCCGACGGCGTCCGTGTACGTGACCGCCTCGCCCACGCCTCGCCGGCGCGGGTGCTGATCCTTGGTGGCGGCCTGGTCGCTTCGGAGACCGCGTCACTGCTCACCGATGCGGGCCACGACACCGCCCTGATCGCCCGCTCGCTCGTACCTGGCGCGAGCGCGATCGGCGAACCCGCCGCCCGGTGGCTGCTCGACCTGCATCAGCCCCAGCACGCCGCGTACCTCGGACGCAGTCCACGCATGATCCGCACTCACTCCGATCGCGTCGCCGTCGTCCTCGATGACGGCACTCGCGTAGAAGGCGATCTCGCGATCGTCGCTCACGGCACCGCACCTACCGCGCCGGCTCCCTGGACCGGCCCCGAGGGCATACCTGTCGACAGTCATCTACGGTCCCTGCATGCCCCGGACCAGCGCATTTACGCCACCGGAGGCGTGGCGGTGCACCACTATCCCGGGCACAGCGCTTACCGGATCGACCACTGGGACGATTCCACCGCACAGGGAGTGCACGCCGCGCAGGCGCTGCTGCACGATCTCGGCATGGCCGCTGACCCTGGCACATACCTGCCGGTCTCCACCTTCTCCGTGCGCATCCACGGGCACACCCTCATTGGTGCCGGCCACCCCGCGCTCGGCACAAGCACACGTATCGTCTCGACCGATCCGCTGCTGGTCGTCCATCAACTTGGCGGAGTTCCCGTCGCACTTACCGGGATCGACGCGACCCGCCTCGTTCACGAGTATCTTCCCGAGCTGCACGCACAGGTGGCGGCACGGCGGTGA
- a CDS encoding helix-turn-helix transcriptional regulator, with protein MAARTECLHRPRDPVAFDCVKLIFVRAGSALLFSEFGERSIKVGDVVLLAANTLCGAEPEEWLTVTTLYLDRDYVIDQVFWQYAAILTDRLEAKDFIAARYAEPAQLLRLGEDRVGYLMPWLDELGQLSLDGPPPERFYRMQALLFAILDVVSPFVSTTTVRQSPTQRRSAPPSPSALRRCAPLRAEARTAANLMSMQPARRWTLGELAEAVHLSPSQLGRIFVDAYGATPMSYLTTLRAEHLARLLRETDLPVEVAMGAVGWRSRGHAARLFRQRVGLTPARYRQLSRQSNTS; from the coding sequence ATTGCGGCGCGGACCGAGTGCCTGCACCGGCCGCGCGACCCCGTGGCCTTCGATTGCGTGAAGCTCATCTTCGTCCGCGCAGGATCGGCACTGCTGTTCAGCGAGTTCGGCGAACGCTCGATCAAGGTCGGGGATGTGGTGTTGCTCGCGGCCAACACCCTGTGCGGCGCCGAACCCGAGGAATGGCTGACCGTCACGACCCTGTATCTGGATCGCGATTACGTGATCGATCAGGTGTTCTGGCAGTACGCCGCCATCCTGACCGATCGACTCGAAGCCAAAGACTTCATCGCCGCCCGCTACGCCGAGCCGGCGCAACTCCTTCGGCTGGGTGAGGACCGCGTGGGATACCTGATGCCTTGGCTGGACGAACTCGGCCAGCTCAGCCTTGACGGACCACCCCCCGAGCGGTTCTACCGCATGCAAGCGCTGCTGTTCGCCATCCTGGACGTGGTCTCACCCTTCGTCAGCACCACGACAGTTCGCCAATCGCCTACTCAGCGAAGATCGGCACCACCCAGCCCTTCAGCGCTACGGCGCTGCGCACCACTGCGGGCCGAAGCACGCACCGCCGCCAACCTCATGAGCATGCAGCCAGCACGACGATGGACCCTCGGCGAATTGGCCGAGGCGGTGCACCTCTCGCCCTCGCAGCTCGGCCGGATCTTTGTCGACGCCTACGGCGCCACCCCCATGTCTTACCTGACGACGCTGCGCGCCGAGCACCTCGCCCGCCTGCTGCGCGAGACGGACCTACCAGTCGAGGTGGCCATGGGCGCGGTCGGTTGGCGCAGCAGGGGCCATGCCGCCCGCCTATTCCGGCAGCGAGTCGGCCTCACCCCGGCCAGGTATCGGCAACTCAGTCGGCAGAGCAACACTTCCTGA